In Osmerus eperlanus unplaced genomic scaffold, fOsmEpe2.1 SCAFFOLD_161, whole genome shotgun sequence, a single window of DNA contains:
- the LOC134016699 gene encoding high affinity cationic amino acid transporter 1-like gives MALEKLKGVGRQLLRVKVVDCNTEDSRLSRCLGTFDLIALGVGSTLGAGVYVLAGAVARENSGPAIVLSFLIAALASVLAGLCYAEFGARVPKTGSAYLYSYVTVGELWAFITGWNLILAYIIGTASVARAWSATFDELIGRQMGEFCQLHMPMNAPGILAEYPDMFAVVIILILTGVLAFGVKESAMINKIFTCINVLVLLFVVISGLVKGSLKNWNIVPEEVLNVTNASLSKESLGEGGFIPFGFSGVLSGAATCFYAFIGFDCIATTGEEVRNPQRAIPVGIVASLLICFVAYFAVSAALTFMMPYYLLDKNSPLPVAFKYVGWEGATYAVAVGSLCALSTSLLGSMFPMPRVIWAMAEDGLLFRFLASVNDKTKTPIIATVTAGHFLPLLSTAIMAFLFDLKDLVDLMSLGTLLAYTLVAACVLVLRYQPEQSNVPTAYLRASTQDEGEMNSSASDNNMRILPEVEARVTPRTLFCPLTHSPSPQSGSIANGCTSVLGFLIFVFCVVAVQGGTARGSLVVLGLLAVLCLLITVVIWRQPQSQAKLSFKVPLVPLLPVLSMFINVYLMMQLGRGTWIRFAIWMAIGFGIYFAYGMWHSTECDSDSELGELKPPEEPTPEKAPFLEEGQEA, from the exons ATGGCCTTGGAGAAGCTGAAGGGCGTGGGCAGGCAGCTGCTGCGGGTGAAGGTGGTGGACTGTAACACGGAGGACTCGCGGCTGTCCCGCTGCCTCGGGACCTTCGACCTCATCGCGCTGGGCGTGGGCAGCACGCTGGGCGCCGGCGTGTACGTTCTGGCAGGAGCAGTGGCACGTGAGAACTCGGGCCCGGCCATCGTGCTCTCCTTCCTCATCGCCGCCCTGGCCTCCGTCCTGGCCGGCCTCTGCTACGCCGAGTTCGGGGCCCGCGTGCCCAAGACCGGCTCCGCCTACCTGTACAGCTACGTCACCGTGGGAGAGCTCTGGGCCTTCATCACCGGCTGGAACCTCATCCTCGCCTACATCATCG gaACGGCGAGTGTTGCTCGCGCCTGGAGCGCCACGTTTGACGAGCTGATTGGCCGGCAAATGGGGGAGTTCTGCCAGCTCCACATGCCCATGAACGCTCCCGGAATCCTGGCGGAATATCCAGACATGTTCGCTGtggtcatcatcctcatcctcactg GTGTGCTGGCGTTCGGAGTGAAAGAGTCCGCCATGATCAACAAGATCTTCACCTGCATCAACgtgctggtgctgctgttcGTGGTCATCTCTGGCCTGGTCAAGGGCTCTCTGAAGAACTGGAACATCGTACCTGAGGAGGTGCTCAACGTCACCAACGCCTCCCTCTCCAA GGAGAGCCTGGGCGAGGGGGGGTTCATCCCGTTTGGATTCAGTGGGGTCCTGTCTGGCGCTGCCACCTGTTTCTACGCTTTCATCGGGTTCGACTGCATCGCCACCA caggagaGGAGGTGCGTAACCCCCAGAGGGCCATTCCCGTGGGCATCGTGGCCTCCCTGCTCATCTGCTTCGTGGCGTATTTCGCGGTGTCTGCGGCGCTCACCTTTATGATGCCGTACTACCTGCTGGATAAGAACAGCCCCCTGCCCGTGGCCTTCAAGTATGTGGGCTGGGAGGGGGCTACCTACGCGGTGGCCGTGGGGTCACTCTGCGCCCTGTCCACCAG TCTGCTGGGATCCATGTTCCCCATGCCCCGGGTGATCTGGGCCATGGCTGAGGATGGGCTGCTCTTCAGGTTTTTGGCCAGCGTCAACGACAAAACCAAAACCCCCATAATCGCCACTGTAACCGCAGGGCATT TCCTTCCCTTGCTCTCCACAGCGATCATGGCCTTCCTGTTTGACCTGAAGGATCTGGTGGACCTGATGTCCCTCGGCACTCTGCTGGCCTACACTCTGGTTGCGGCCTGtgtcctggtcctcag GTACCAGCCGGAACAGTCCAACGTCCCAACAGCGTACCTGAGGGCCAGCACGCAGGACGAGGGGGAGATGAACAGCTCTGCGAGTGACAACAACATGCGCATCCTGCCCGAAGTGGAGGCCAGGGTCACCCCGAGAACCCTGTTCTGCCCCCTCACCCACTCCCCTTCTCCCCAGTCCGGCTCCATCGCCAACGGCTGCACCAGCGTGCTGG GGTTCCTGATCTTCGTGTTCTGCGTGGTGGCGGTCCAGGGGGGCACGGCGCGTGGGTCGCTGGTCGTGCTCGGGCTCCTGGcggtgctctgtctgctcatcaCCGTGGTGATCTGGAGGCAGCCTCAGAGCCAAGCCAAGCTGTCATTCAAG GTCCCCTTGGTGCCCTTGCTGCCGGTGCTCAGCATGTTCATTAACGTGTACCTGATGATGCAGCTGGGCCGAGGAACCTGGATCCGCTTCGCCATCTGGATGGCTATAG ggtTCGGCATCTACTTCGCTTACGGCATGTGGCACAGCACGGAGTGCGACTCCGACTCCGAACTGGGGGAACTGAAGCCCCCCGAGGAACCCACACCCGAGAAAGCCCCCTtcctggaggaggggcaggaggcctGA